CAACCCAGAGTGTTCAGTTGCTTCCAAATCAAAACTGATTTATTGTTTCATGGACATTCCTTAAATCAAGTGTTGCAACATTACTGCTATATtatacaggattttttttctttttcctaaggtGGTGTTACTGTATTTGTGGCCTTATATGATTATGAAGCTAGAACTACAGATGACCTTTCATTTAAGAAAGGTGAACGGTTCCAGATAATAAATAACACGTAAGTGTTCTCATTCACAGACCTCACTGGGTTGTTTGAAATAATTAGATCCTTAGTTCTTTTGCAAATCCACGTATCCTATTTCAACaaaggataatttttttttttttaaatacgtTCAATATTCAACAAGCATGGGGTTAAAATATATAATACTGCTAATACCATAACTTTTCAGGTTGAGATCAGGGTTTGGGTGCAGGTGTAGAATGGTAGCAGCAAGGCACAGCTACCCCCTTTGGGGCAGCAAAGGTGGGGACAGGCACTGCTCCATCCCAGGCTCTGCACCTGGAGTTACTCTCTGATCTGGAGAGGCAAATGAAGACTAGATAACTCAGAAATTTACTTACACATCTCTGCCATAAAGCATTCTGGttttacattaaaaagaaaagccccaaatctttaaaatattaaattctGCTAAGGGGCATTTGGGTTGCTCACAACACAAGATGTATGTAGGTGCAGCACAAACTATTTGAGATGCCCTCATAATTAAAATAACACGTTACCTAAATCTACCTGTCTTTCTATGTGCTATGGGATTATGTGTTGTGTTTATATGTGGAAGAAGtaatgatgtttcattgcagggaaGGAGACTGGTGGGAAGCAAGATCCATTGCTACGGGAAAGACAGGCTACATCCCAAGCAATTATGTAGCTCCTGCAGACTCCATTCAAGCAGAAGAGTAAGACACTGTATCCTGTCAATTTTATACACTTCCTACCCTGTGGTGATACTGATTTTTAAAGTCATTATATGTAACATGTAAGGGTAAAGTAGGAGAATACTGTTAATGAAAGGATAGCAGTGCTACTTAGATTATGTCAAATGTGTAATTATTAGTAAGCATGGGGCGGACACTCACGCAGATGTTTTCTGACTGCTTGCTACATGCAGGGCTAAAGGGGAAAGGATGGGAGAATTCAATAATGATAAAAATTTGAGGGCATGCCTTGTGTATCATATAAAGCAAAAATTTTTGGGTTTTAGCTAAAGAGTTCACACACGATCAATTCTAGGTTTTTATCACTATTTTTGCTTGCCAAACCCTGAGTCAAGGTCAGCTATATACTTGGTATTACCTAACCTTACATTCTAAAAAAGCATTTGTGTGCACAATTATTGTTAATCTATTAATCTGTAATAACTTTTTGGTGACAGAATTGTTTGATATGCTAAGGACTGCTATGAATTTGGAAAATTATACTTGTTTGTGTACCAGTACTTCCTACATTTATTTACTAACATCCTGGAGTGGTTAGACAATCACATAAAATGACTGTGGATCCTGTAGGTTGGAGTAGAGTTTTAGGTTATCCTTGTTCCAAGGGATTGTATTTGTTGTACTAGAAATATAAAGCTGCACAGCTCTTGTTTCAGTGATACTGCCAATCAGCAGTTCACTGATATGTGATCTGTGCACTTCTCTGTTTGTTACTGCATGTCTGGGAATAGTGCCTGATTTTCAAGATGTTTGCTAAATCTCAAGCTGAGACTTCAGCATGTTGCTGCTGCTCTCACTTAGCTCTGTACTATTAAAAAATGATTGCATCAAAGATGCTCTGTTATTTTACACTCTTGAGTTTCATCTGGTTTTAAAATTATtaacttttgtttcttttttgggggaaaaaaagtcaaagatttcttttttttagaaCTATGCAGTAAAAGCTTAGGCTATTACAACTACAGCAGTGGTGGTAAAATGGAAATGATAGCCTTTTACAAAGAAAGCATAGCTCCTAAACACTGGCCAGAACAAAGTGGTGGGATTTGTCATAGGTTTATGTGATGACTAGAGGTGAGAGTAAAGGGTGATAAATGAGGAACCTTCTAAAAACTGTATATTTCTAAAAACCAGTGCTAATTTTATGAAATATCCCCACAGCATTTGGAATACCGCTCATTTGCTTTAGAGTTTGTTAGCGCTGTGCTTTGATATAGTTTGTAGATTTTGTGCAGTGACTGCAATTAGAGATAAAAGTGCAAATGTCATACAGAGCCCCAAGTTGCTAAGAGTTTGTCTGTGGCCTTTTCTGAGCCTGGAGGTATTTATAGCAGAAACTGCTTTTGACAGGATCCATATTATTTGTGTGCTTTTTTTTTATGACACTATAATATAAATGTTTAATTGTCtctaaaaagaaaacaattaaacCCAGCTATTATTTTATAGGCAGTGAAATAAAACAGCACTTTACAATATAGTTTGTAAATTGTTGTAGTCTGAGGAAGAGGCATTTTTATGTGAAGTTACGAACTAGGTTCAAGTTTGCTTCTGTAAGATTTTAGGTTACATCCAAATTGTCTCCAGTGTGTATACCGTCATATCCATTTTTAACTTTGCACATCTCCTTCAACACTCAAACTGCACATACAACAAAATGTAAGAATAAGTTTCAAATTCCCCTGTGATTGCACAGGCCGTTCTGTTCATGGCCAACAAAGTGATCCCTCTTTATCtacattttttccccagaaaatatTTCACCCACAAAGCCATTGTTTTGCAGCAGTTTCCAGTACTACTTTTCCCATCACTCATGAAGCCAAATTAGCTTGACGATAAGATAGTGACAGACAAAAATGTTTGAAATTTACACTTTACATTATTTGTAACTTCTGAGGCATTTAATAAAAACAGATATAGTTAGAAATACATATAAACACATCCAAAGTCTGAGGACTTCTGGGAAGATGGACCTGAAAATTATCACTGGCTCAAGACAGCACTGTGTGCAGGATGTTCATCAGGATGGGCACGCTGTGGGAGTATAGAACAAAAAACTCCTTATGTGAAAGAGCTGAAGGCAAGAAAAAATGCAAGTCTTCTAAAACATCTGTGTTCTTTTTGGTATCAGAATAATTCAGCAATTTGTAATGTTACTCACAAAAAAGTAAATGAGATCTACCATAGGGTTGTTGCGACATGATCAGTAGAAAAAAGGGCTCTCTCTACTGAGGTAGAGAAAGATGGGAGGCAACAGAAATTGAAACAGGAGAGTTTCCAGCTGAATAGAAGAAACATTTTTATCCTGAGGACAGCCAGGAAGAGGTACAGGTTGCCCAGGTTGGTGATCTGTCCTTCAGGGTTTTCAAGCCCGAAGTGGACTACATCCTGAGCAACTAGGTGTGATGTCACTGCTgaccctgcctgcagcaggaggctGCACTAGAGAACTCCAAGAGTCCTTCCAACCTGAATAAACCTGCCATCCAGTGATATTTATGCACACTCACTTTGCATTAAATATTGTTTTCTAACATAAAACTCAAACTTTTTAAGGAAGGTATTTCAGTTGCTGCAGTTTTGAATGTGCTACCAAAGTGTGTCATCTGATTCATCTTGGCCTGAAAACTTAGCCTGAGGAGGGTGTTCCTTTCAATGTTAAGAACAGTTGATGTCTGTTGTTAAACCAGCAGAAAACCATAGTGTCTGCAGATACAGGCCTCTTTACATGTATTTTGTAAATAACAGAAATAGGTCATCTTAATCTTTTGTCTATATGGATGTCATTGCTTTTGTTGATCTCTATCTGCTTTGGGATACTTCTAGCCCAGCAACTGTTTGGGAATATTAGTATTCCTGTCAGTGCTCGAGATTTGTAAATCTTTTGCTTATACGAGTATCAAATCATAGGAAGCTTTTATTTACACATTTCCTTTTAAattttctaggtggtattttggTAAGATGGGCAGGAAGGATGCAGAAAGGCTGCTTTTAAATCCTGGGAACCAGCGTGGTATTTTTTTAGTAAGAGAGAGTGAAACCACTAAAGGTATGTATGTGTCTGTGTatccctgctctccccagcacCAAGGTGAACATTTTTCTGCCCTTCCCATGATACACATGAATGTGCACACCATGTATGTGTGCCATGACATTTGGGGGAATAACATTgaatacctttttatattttGGTGAAGAAccagatgtgatttttttttcctaggtgcTTATTCCCTTTCTATACGTGACTGGGATGAGGTCAGAGGTGATAATGTAAAACACTACAAAATCAGGAAACTTGACAATGGTGGATACTATATCACAACCAGAGCACAATTTGAATCTCTACAGAAGTTGGTGAAACACTACAGAGGTAAGCCCAAgttccagtgtcccaatgttaCCCTGTGCCTACTGTGAGGAAGAAGGACTGCTTATTCTTAAAATTCACAACTATAAGATTTCTTTCTGATTTCAACAGAAAGGAAATGGACTAATTGTTTTTTATCAACAGTAAGATGTTACTTTTGTTACAGTCTTACCCTTGCTTAACTGTGAAGCTGTTGtctattttttctgttttccagaaCATGCAGATGGGCTGTGTCATAAGCTAACAACTGTGTGTCCCACTGTGAAACCACAGACACAGGGACTAGCAAAAGATGCTTGGGAAATTCCTAGAGAATCTTTGAGGCTGGAAGTTAAGTTGGGCCAAGGATGTTTTGGTGAAGTGTGGATGGGTAAGAGCTTAATGTGACACATTTCAGTTGTTCCTGTGAATGTTCTAATAGTATTTTAAGTAAATCTGGTATTGGGATCTGAAAATATAATATCATAgagaaatgaagggaaaaaatacCAGTTACGATCATGCATGTAATGGTAAAGTTAATATTCAATATAGTTCTCGTTTATGATTATATCTAAGCTAAGAAAACAGAAGCCAAAAAAAATTTCAGCAGAAAATCTCTTCAGTATTACAATGGGGAATAAAACCTGATCTCTTTCTCTAGGAACATGGAACGGAACCACAAAAGTAGCAATCAAGACACTAAAGCCTGGTACAATGATGCCAGAAGCTTTCCTGCAGGAGGCTCAGATCATGAAGAAGCTACGACACGACAAGCTTGTCCCGCTGTACGCGGTCGTTTCTGAGGAACCAATCTACATCGTCACTGAATTCATGACAAAAGGTGTGGGGCACAATAGTTACAAATACTACCTTTAAAAGGTTATTTAAGACCTCAGCAACAAATCAAATGTTTAATTAATGTTAGGTATAAGCTAAATGGAGTATAAGTGCTAATTTTGATTAAACTAAAATGAGCAATGCTTGACCTACTTGGAGCAGTCCTGATTTAGATTATGGGCAGAGGCATGATTCTTTTGCACATCTGTGTCACCCTTTCTAATCTTCCAAGTACAAGATTGGGGGGTTTTTCCTCCTCATTTTTAGTGTGTACTGTCCATCACATTTAAATGGAACAGCATAGCTGGGACTATTATTGTGAGATTATGCCTGCCTGTAGACAGGTCATGCTAACTACAAAACATGttgtgctttggtttttttagtGTTTCTTTCCCAGCAGTgtaatagtaaattttaaaaaggttgagtgttttttttcccagactgTCTCCTTTATCCCCTTGTTTTCAGTCTTTGATCCTTCTTCCTTTGCTCTGTGTCATTTCCCCCTCCCCCTGCTGCTGAAACAGATTTAGAGATTTAGGCAGAATGTAGAAATAAACATCATAAGCATATGACTGTTAAGAAGCAGCAGATTTCCAAGTCAATTATTCCATTTTTTATAAAATGGAGACTTCTGTTCAACTCAGAGAGTAATTTTGCTATCCTCATAAGCTGCAGAAGCAAGGGAGTGGCTAGTTGTGTTCAGTAGTGCACTACAAATGTATGGGTTTACTTTTTCCTGTTTAGATGGGTTTTTAAAGGGTTGTATAAGATCAAAAAGGTAAAAATGAACAGAAAATGTAAAAACTTCCTTCTGCATTTTTGTTCCTAAATAATACTAGCTATGCAAAGTCAGTTTTCATTGTTCAGAAATCAGATTTCAGCAAGGCagtaaggaaaaaatatttataactGCCTAAAGAATAGCAAAGTTTACTACCAGAACTTGGTTACCTTAAAGCAGAACAATTGTAACTTGTCTAAATTATGGATTCAAAATGTTGTTGGAAGCTTCTCTTTATAGCTTTCCTTTGACAAAATTCTCAAATTTTACAAAACCCACAGAATTTCCTTGTTCTAAGCTACTAgaacaatttatttttatttcccctttcACAAGGAAGAGAAGCAGGTACAAACTGAAAAGTATCCGACTCTTTTTTGCAGTGTGGACAGGTTACTAGAGATCAGTGTGAAATCTTTGCTCCTCCTCAGTTCTTTGATCTCATGAACCAAGGTCAGAAAAAGTCTGTGCAAACACACagagcaaacagcagcagcagtgtagGTCTGACCTGACACATTTTTACTTTCACTGTGCAAAAATACAGCAAGTCACTAAAGTTATGTTGAAGAAATATAATTCAGAGTCACTGCTATGAACAGCTCTGAATCCACTTCAGAATATGCAGTCAAGTAATTTATTTCCCCACCTTGGCCACACTTGTAATTTTGTTACTGTAATTTGGACAGTGACAAGAGTGATTAGTTACCAGTCTTACCAGTTTCTTAGGAAAGAGGTCCTATGTCTTACCTCGTGTGACATAATGCCACCTGTAGGGAAAACTGTTATGTAGAGACAAAGCTTTACTGCACAAGTAGAGGTTGGAGTGTTAACAGAAGCACTGCTCCTTGGAACTGGTTTCAGATACTGCTCATGTAATGTTCTGGGTACAATTGCATAAATTGTATAAATGGGAGAAAATAAGGTATTGTGAAGAATGGAAGATAGTTTTCCCTGTAAGAATAAAAAGCATTAATTTCAGAATAATTTCTCTAGTATATGATTGGGGCTGGCAGAAAATGCAAGTAAGGGATagagtttttttgttttgcaatTATAAATCCCTCAGCAGAAGAAAGTCCAGCTAGGAGGAGCACTGATACCAACAACACTGGAAAAATTCCATTGTATTGCCAGAAACAGCAGTCTGTTttgttattatttagttatttgcATTATTGAAGTGGATTCCAAACCACTTGGATAGATTTGCACTAACTAGTTACCAGTGCAGAGGTAACTATGGACATGATCATTGGGTCACATATTCTAGTAAATGATGGATTTTCAGATACAGATTTCATGAGATAAATGTGTCAATCATAATGTCTAAGAAGAAAATCTCATTTGTGTTTTCAGGTCAAgttaatgtttttgttttttccttttttttttttttttcctgaaaatgtgTTATGTTTTGCAGGCAGCTTACTAGACTTCCTTAAAGAAGGGGAAGGGAAATACTTAAAACTCCCACAGCTGGTTGACATGGCTGCTCAGGTACCAAAAAAACTTAGTAAACTTGTATATTTTGTGCCTAGAGAAGAGGTATCACATAGCAACTAAACATAAATATCAGATGCTCTGGCTGTTGTGTGCTGCTCTCTTACACCTTctattgtgggtttgtaatttgTCAGAAAGGAAACAGTCTGGTTTGCAATTAGCAGATACTGCACAGCCAGACACACTAATCAGTGCCAAGCTTTTGGTTGCTATAATGTAATTCCTATACTTATACAATGGGAATTGAGCTAAAATAAGGGGGTGCAGCTTAATGTTTGGGAGAAATGTATATAGCCATGAAAAATAACCTTTtataacacttttctttttaagattGCAGATGGCATGGCTTACATTGAAAGAATGAACTACATCCACAGGGACCTGCGGGCAGCTAACATTCTTGTAGGAGACAATCTTGTGTGTAAAATAGCAGATTTTGGTTTAGCAAGGTTAATAGAGGACAATGAGTATACTGCAAGACAAGGTAAGGCCAGTTAATTTATTTAATAAGACTGGTTGCCTTTCAATTGCTTAGAACTATTACATGTAGCAGAACATGCCTttgtgttttgtgttcatggaTAAAGATCATGCATGGAAGTGTGCTTTCACAGCTCTGTTTAGGTGACCCCCTTGCCTAAGTGTAATCCTAGTAAACTTCCTTTGTTCCAAGTTATGTGgcagtttgtttgtgttttcaaaaAGTACTTTTAATTATTTTGGGGGGATCAAACATGCTACAGCTTGAAGAGAGATGAGATTGCAGAGAAGTTGTTCATCAGTTTCACTTTTTGAAACATATTTAAGTAAGATTCTCAAATGTCTTTTAGTCCTTCCAGATATGTAGCCAATAATTGCTGTCCTAGTTTGAGAAACATTAAAATACTATTCCACCTTGAATTTTATCATAaagtgtaaaaatatttttagtgcattattcttttcaaaatattttgaagtTGTGGATTAGCAAGAGAAAATTGAGCATCTGTCTTTCCAATGTTTGTAGGAGCTAAATTTCCAATTAAATGGACCGCTCCAGAAGCAGCGTTGTATGGTCGGTTTACAATCAAGTCGGATGTGTGGTCATTTGGAATTTTACTGACAGAGCTGGTAACTAAGGGGAGAGTGCCATATCCAGGTAACAGGAAGATTtaatagatttttcttttctttgttgtatTCTTAGCCTCTGAAGTTACCTTTTGTACTTTTTCTCTTCATTCAGAGCCCACAGTTGACAAGCAGAGACAAAAACTTAGTCACACTTTACTGGTTCCTTTGTTCGCAAAGATACTTTGGTTTATGTTCAGGTTAAATCttgcatattttaaaatgttttaagataaTAGCACTTCTAAATGTGACTGACAGTTTATTTCAGATTAGTGGGTATCCTTATGTTTTCTCTCTGTCTGTTCCTGATGTTTCTACTTTTGACATTTTCCCAGACTACAGAGAGCACCACTACACTGAACCTACTAAACCAGTTTTTGAAACTAAACATTTTTCAGCAGATATTTTGCTGGATCTGGAATGTGTAAGGCATTTCTGTTAGGGATATATAAAGCCTTTTTCTTGGCCTGATTTCAGATTAAGTTGTCCTTGAGCAGAACCTAAGGCAGGGAAAAGCTATTTGGACTTGAGTCTCCTCTATGAAAGGACAGGTCCAAAGCAAtgggaaagggagaaagggaaaaggactgtGTGTTGAGAAATTACCAGTGTATTGAagtaattttcagaaaatatatttAATGCAAAATGTGAAAATTTCATTCCCTAGAAAGTGTGTTCATTGAAGGTTCTGTTCTGGTAGAACCACATGCATTGCAGCTGCAGAGGTTCTTGAAAAACTTTGGGAAACTGTTCTTTGCATAATGTCATTCAGAGCTAATATGCCTTCCTTTTAGGAATGGTGAATCGAGAAGTTCTGGAACAAGTGGAACGTGGGTATAGGATGCCTTGTCCGCAAGGCTGCCCAGAGTCTCTTCA
The sequence above is drawn from the Melospiza melodia melodia isolate bMelMel2 chromosome 1, bMelMel2.pri, whole genome shotgun sequence genome and encodes:
- the YES1 gene encoding tyrosine-protein kinase Yes, coding for MGCIKSKEGKGPAMKYRTENAPEPVISHVSHYGSDSSQATQSPSIKGSAVNFNSHSMTPFGGPSGMTPFGGASSSFSAVPSTYPSTLTGGVTVFVALYDYEARTTDDLSFKKGERFQIINNTEGDWWEARSIATGKTGYIPSNYVAPADSIQAEEWYFGKMGRKDAERLLLNPGNQRGIFLVRESETTKGAYSLSIRDWDEVRGDNVKHYKIRKLDNGGYYITTRAQFESLQKLVKHYREHADGLCHKLTTVCPTVKPQTQGLAKDAWEIPRESLRLEVKLGQGCFGEVWMGTWNGTTKVAIKTLKPGTMMPEAFLQEAQIMKKLRHDKLVPLYAVVSEEPIYIVTEFMTKGSLLDFLKEGEGKYLKLPQLVDMAAQIADGMAYIERMNYIHRDLRAANILVGDNLVCKIADFGLARLIEDNEYTARQGAKFPIKWTAPEAALYGRFTIKSDVWSFGILLTELVTKGRVPYPGMVNREVLEQVERGYRMPCPQGCPESLHELMKLCWKKDPDERPTFEYIQSFLEDYFTATEPQYQPGDNL